One segment of Rosa chinensis cultivar Old Blush chromosome 6, RchiOBHm-V2, whole genome shotgun sequence DNA contains the following:
- the LOC112172033 gene encoding uncharacterized protein LOC112172033, which translates to MEGHLSQGGRIPGGGSYVGLDLQGSVRAHHQTQHPHTLHQQHHPISRQGSVVHPSIHEGFPVKMGTMHNCDRTLSMVDYNKGEKCKNSASDEDEPSYTEEGVDSHIEAQRGKKGSPWQRVKWTDKMVRLLITAVSYIGEDIGSDCGGGGRRKFSALQKKGKWKSVSKVMAERGYHVSPQQCEDKFNDLNKRYKKLNDMLGRGTSCQVVENPTLLDVIDYLTEKEKDDVRKILSSKHLFYEEMCSYHNGNRLHLPHDPALQHSLQEALRNRDDHDTDDLRRHHHDDLDEDDQDMETDERDDFEENNASHGDNRGIFGGLGDSVKRLRQGQGREDFNFGGSLNAQDCNQSSYSHPQIAQGDLNQVLPDSTKAAWLQKQWIESRSVQLEEQKLQIQVEMLELEKQRLKWQKFSKKRDRELEKLKMENERMKLENERMALELKRKEMGAGFS; encoded by the coding sequence ATGGAAGGGCATTTATCACAAGGAGGTAGGATTCCTGGTGGGGGAAGCTATGTTGGTCTTGATTTGCAAGGGTCAGTGAGGGCTCATCATCAGACACAACACCCACACACCCTACACCAGCAACATCATCCGATTTCTCGTCAAGGGTCCGTGGTGCACCCCTCGATTCACGAGGGTTTTCCTGTCAAAATGGGGACCATGCATAACTGTGATCGGACCCTTTCCATGGTTGATTACAACAAGGGAGAGAAATGCAAGAACTCGGCAAGCGATGAGGATGAGCCGAGTTATACAGAGGAGGGTGTTGATAGTCATATTGAAGCACAGAGAGGGAAGAAGGGGTCTCCCTGGCAGCGTGTGAAGTGGACGGATAAGATGGTGAGGCTTCTGATAACTGCAGTGTCTTATATAGGTGAGGATATTGGTTCAGACTGTGGTGGCGGGGGAAGAAGGAAGTTTTCTGCTCTGCAGAAAAAGGGAAAGTGGAAATCTGTTTCCAAGGTCATGGCAGAAAGGGGTTATCATGTTTCTCCACAGCAGTGTGAGGATAAATTCAATGACCTTAATAAAAGGTATAAGAAACTTAATGACATGCTGGGGAGGGGCACTTCTTGCCAGGTTGTTGAGAACCCTACACTTTTGGATGTGATAGATTACTtaacagagaaagaaaaagatgatgttAGGAAAATATTAAGTTCAAAGCACCTGTTTTATGAAGAGATGTGTTCCTACCATAATGGGAATCGTTTACATCTGCCTCACGATCCAGCATTGCAGCATTCCTTGCAGGAGGCTCTTAGAAATAGAGATGATCATGACACTGATGATCTGAGGAGGCATCACCATGATGATCTTGATGAAGATGATCAAGATATGGAAACTGATGAGCGTGATGATTTTGAGGAAAATAATGCTTCCCATGGTGATAACAGGGGAATATTTGGTGGTTTAGGGGACTCTGTGAAGAGGTTGAGGCAAGGTCAAGGCCGTGAAGACTTTAACTTTGGTGGTTCTTTAAATGCCCAAGATTGTAACCAAAGTTCTTATTCTCATCCCCAAATTGCCCAAGGTGATTTGAATCAAGTCTTACCTGATAGCACAAAAGCTGCTTGGTTACAGAAGCAGTGGATTGAATCCCGATCTGTTCAGTTAGAAGAACAGAAGCTACAAATTCAAGTTGAGATGTTAGAATTGGAGAAACAACGTCTCAAGTGGCAAAAATTTAGCAAGAAAAGGGACCGTGAACTGGAAAAGCTGAAGATGGAAAATGAGAGAATGAAGCTTGAGAATGAGCGCATGGCATTAGAATTGAAAAGGAAGGAAATGGGTGCTGGATTTAGCTAA